From Candidatus Beckwithbacteria bacterium, one genomic window encodes:
- the infB gene encoding translation initiation factor IF-2, which yields MAKKKTTPAQSQKKHPPVVVVLGHVDHGKTTLLDAIRESNVTASEAGGITQHIGAYQTQLRANDPSSIITFIDTPGHEAFSKMRSRGAQVADIAILVVAANDGVKPQTKEAIAHIKKAQIPFVVAINKVDLPEASLEMVKAQLAEQEIFVEGYGGDIVAVPISAKAKQGIDQLLEMIELIWELQEISPDTQDLKAVVLDSFLDSKKGVVANLLIRSGEIVVGQTVFCKNQETKVRCLITPNNEQVKKATISQPIQLLGFKHVLDTGELVTAKSQEHETAQSETGTTELVPEESKNEEQKRLKIIIKADQAGTLEAITANLTEEIELVGHGVGDINESDVLLAQSTEARLIGFHVKVPTLVKKLAEMEKVKIETFDIIYHLLEDLQARVLKLLEPTINEEVLGKAEVIAEFKIKGSHIAGCKVLEGKIVRSEKVRIIRGEQIVAEPRIGALQVERKDETEAKKGQEVALVFRPDLSFKIGDQVVSYKIIDD from the coding sequence TTGGCTAAGAAAAAAACTACTCCAGCTCAATCTCAAAAAAAACATCCACCAGTAGTGGTAGTGTTAGGTCATGTTGATCATGGCAAAACCACCCTTTTGGATGCTATCCGGGAATCTAATGTGACTGCTTCTGAAGCCGGTGGCATTACCCAGCATATTGGAGCTTATCAAACCCAACTGCGAGCCAATGATCCTAGTTCCATTATTACCTTCATTGATACCCCAGGCCATGAAGCTTTTTCTAAAATGCGTAGTCGTGGAGCCCAAGTTGCCGATATTGCTATTTTAGTAGTGGCAGCCAATGATGGGGTCAAACCCCAAACTAAAGAAGCTATTGCCCATATTAAAAAAGCTCAAATTCCTTTTGTTGTGGCTATTAATAAGGTAGATTTGCCAGAAGCTAGCCTAGAAATGGTCAAAGCCCAGTTAGCCGAACAAGAAATCTTTGTCGAAGGGTATGGTGGCGATATTGTGGCAGTTCCAATTTCGGCTAAAGCTAAACAAGGCATTGATCAACTACTGGAAATGATTGAACTGATTTGGGAGCTTCAAGAGATTTCACCTGATACTCAAGACTTAAAAGCTGTAGTTTTAGATTCATTTTTAGACTCAAAAAAAGGTGTAGTGGCTAATCTGCTTATTCGCAGTGGCGAAATTGTAGTTGGTCAAACAGTTTTTTGTAAAAATCAAGAAACTAAAGTTCGCTGTCTTATCACTCCAAATAATGAACAGGTCAAAAAGGCTACTATTAGCCAGCCAATCCAGCTTTTGGGCTTTAAACACGTTTTAGATACTGGAGAGTTAGTCACTGCCAAATCTCAAGAGCATGAGACTGCTCAGTCAGAAACTGGAACCACAGAACTTGTTCCAGAAGAAAGCAAAAACGAAGAGCAGAAACGACTTAAGATTATTATTAAAGCCGACCAGGCCGGAACACTGGAAGCTATTACTGCTAATTTAACTGAGGAAATTGAATTGGTTGGTCACGGAGTAGGGGATATTAACGAATCAGATGTACTACTCGCTCAATCAACGGAAGCACGCCTCATCGGCTTTCATGTTAAAGTTCCTACTTTAGTTAAAAAACTGGCTGAAATGGAAAAGGTCAAAATCGAAACCTTTGACATCATTTATCATTTGCTTGAGGATTTACAAGCACGAGTTTTGAAGCTTTTAGAACCGACTATCAATGAAGAAGTTCTAGGCAAAGCTGAGGTGATTGCTGAATTTAAAATCAAAGGTAGCCATATTGCTGGCTGTAAAGTGCTTGAAGGTAAAATTGTTCGTTCGGAAAAAGTTCGGATTATAAGAGGGGAGCAGATTGTAGCTGAACCTCGGATTGGAGCTTTGCAAGTTGAACGCAAAGATGAAACCGAAGCTAAAAAAGGGCAGGAGGTAGCTTTAGTTTTCCGTCCTGATTTAAGCTTTAAAATTGGTGACCAAGTTGTGTCCTATAAAATTATTGACGACTAG
- the nusA gene encoding transcription termination/antitermination protein NusA: MATQNVLTARTEFASALNQICSERGIEPAIVIATIESAILAAYRKDYGLDEAYVYKAQIDPDNGEAKIFRYPKLETEEETVEEPEEGAPEVEAAYDETKQEEVTPPGFGRIASQTAKQVILQKIREAEKDAILKEYQDRIGTLVSGMVLRHDGQFVIVDIGRGQAQMPPQEQIPGEHYTLNKRMTFYIQDIRETMKGRQIIVSRAASELVAKLFEREVPEVASGAVEIRTIAREAGGRTKLAVFSAQSGVDPVGSCVGQKGVRVQTVIDELNREKIDIIQYSDDPIRFLTAALAPAENLQIELNEKDKSAVVTVPEDQLSLAIGRDGQNVRLAAKLTGYKIDIKGPGGTLTESEKKKMAEAKKAEEAKEKESSDDEQEKTTKKTKKEAKTEAKATKAKEDKKEDKTESEA, from the coding sequence ATGGCTACTCAAAATGTTTTGACTGCTCGAACCGAATTTGCTTCAGCTTTAAATCAAATCTGTAGTGAAAGGGGCATTGAGCCAGCAATTGTTATTGCTACTATTGAATCAGCAATTTTAGCAGCATATCGTAAAGACTATGGTTTAGATGAAGCGTATGTTTATAAAGCTCAAATCGATCCTGATAATGGCGAAGCTAAAATTTTCCGTTATCCAAAACTTGAGACAGAAGAAGAAACAGTAGAAGAGCCAGAAGAAGGAGCTCCTGAAGTCGAAGCTGCTTATGATGAAACCAAACAAGAAGAAGTGACGCCTCCTGGTTTTGGCCGGATTGCTTCTCAGACTGCCAAGCAGGTTATTTTACAAAAAATCCGCGAAGCTGAAAAAGATGCTATTTTGAAAGAATATCAAGATCGGATTGGCACGCTAGTTTCTGGTATGGTATTACGTCATGATGGCCAATTTGTCATTGTTGATATTGGTCGCGGTCAGGCTCAAATGCCTCCTCAAGAACAAATTCCTGGTGAACATTACACACTCAATAAACGCATGACGTTTTATATCCAAGATATCCGAGAAACCATGAAAGGTCGACAAATTATTGTCTCCAGGGCTGCTTCCGAACTGGTAGCTAAACTCTTTGAGCGGGAAGTACCAGAGGTAGCTTCTGGAGCTGTTGAAATCCGTACTATTGCCCGAGAAGCTGGGGGTCGGACCAAACTAGCTGTATTTTCAGCTCAATCTGGTGTTGATCCAGTTGGTTCCTGTGTGGGCCAAAAAGGAGTTCGAGTCCAGACTGTTATTGATGAGCTTAACCGTGAAAAAATTGATATTATTCAATATTCTGACGATCCAATCCGATTTTTGACTGCTGCCTTGGCTCCGGCTGAAAATCTGCAAATTGAACTTAATGAAAAAGACAAATCAGCAGTTGTGACTGTGCCTGAAGACCAACTCTCTTTAGCTATTGGCCGAGATGGTCAAAACGTTCGACTAGCCGCTAAGCTGACCGGCTATAAAATTGATATCAAAGGTCCAGGTGGCACATTGACCGAATCTGAAAAGAAAAAAATGGCTGAGGCTAAAAAAGCTGAAGAAGCTAAGGAAAAAGAAAGTTCAGATGATGAGCAGGAAAAAACAACAAAAAAGACCAAAAAAGAAGCAAAAACTGAAGCTAAAGCAACAAAAGCTAAAGAAGACAAAAAAGAAGATAAAACTGAAAGTGAAGCATAG
- a CDS encoding MiaB/RimO family radical SAM methylthiotransferase, producing the protein MIDLPIDLLITNKNKDKTVDLILSFLSKENYPAIQKITDSLMYEASGRAFIKIQTGCNKFCSYCLIPYLRGRSQSVPVSQVVRQIKTAQKQSVKEVVLTGIDISQYQDGKAILTDLLKQVLTETSVERIRLGSVYPEVFTKDFLDLYSQNVVSNVKNGRLCRHFHISLQSACDQTLKRMNRHYTIKQFKKTVAQVKKAIPGVSITTDVIVGFPGETDQDFMESLQNIQEIGFSKIHVFPYSNRPGTLAGQKEKKWGEVFKKTKLARAKKLRDLSKQLEENFRKQFINQTLGVLIEAKNKQGEWVGWSDNYIKFQISNPNLKRNQIFKICLS; encoded by the coding sequence ATAATTGATTTACCAATTGACCTACTTATTACTAATAAAAATAAAGATAAAACAGTTGATCTTATTTTGTCATTTTTATCAAAGGAAAATTATCCAGCAATTCAAAAAATTACAGACAGTTTAATGTATGAGGCTTCGGGTCGGGCTTTTATCAAAATCCAAACCGGTTGCAACAAATTTTGTAGTTACTGTTTGATTCCCTATTTGCGCGGCCGCAGCCAAAGCGTACCGGTTTCTCAGGTAGTTCGACAAATCAAAACTGCCCAGAAGCAAAGCGTTAAAGAAGTAGTTTTAACCGGAATTGATATTTCCCAATACCAAGATGGCAAAGCAATACTGACAGATCTGCTCAAACAAGTTTTAACCGAGACTTCAGTTGAGCGAATTAGGTTAGGTTCAGTTTACCCGGAAGTTTTTACTAAAGACTTTTTAGACCTTTATAGTCAAAATGTAGTTAGTAATGTTAAAAATGGCCGGCTGTGCCGGCACTTCCACATTTCCTTACAATCAGCCTGTGATCAAACGCTTAAGCGAATGAACCGGCATTACACTATTAAACAATTTAAAAAAACAGTTGCTCAGGTTAAAAAAGCTATTCCAGGTGTTAGTATTACTACTGATGTGATTGTGGGTTTTCCTGGTGAAACAGATCAAGATTTTATGGAAAGCTTACAAAACATACAAGAAATTGGTTTTAGTAAAATCCACGTTTTTCCTTATTCAAACCGACCAGGAACCTTAGCTGGGCAAAAGGAAAAAAAATGGGGAGAGGTTTTTAAAAAAACTAAGCTAGCTAGAGCCAAAAAATTACGGGATTTAAGCAAGCAATTAGAAGAAAATTTTAGAAAACAATTTATCAACCAGACATTGGGAGTTTTAATTGAAGCGAAAAATAAACAAGGAGAATGGGTGGGATGGAGTGATAACTATATAAAATTCCAAATTTCAAATCCTAACTTGAAAAGAAATCAAATCTTTAAAATTTGCTTAAGCTGA
- a CDS encoding HAD-IB family hydrolase has translation MKQLMLFDIDQTIFDGYTIFPLTKAQFQDKFIDFKTMELFTQDLAEYKVGLYDYEKFVAVLLDHWAKGLAGQSYQAVFDHSFSFFKKHKKHFFSYFSKVVKNCSQTHDIFLVTGEPDFLAASIAKMFNVKGYLASQFELNQQGLFTGKVSQYLATKKDKKEALDGLFQKYSFKNSYAFGDSEADIQMLSLVEHPICVNPGADLEKIALKKAWSVIDPETFDVSILK, from the coding sequence ATGAAACAGCTCATGTTATTTGATATCGACCAAACCATTTTTGATGGCTACACTATTTTTCCTCTTACCAAGGCTCAATTTCAGGACAAATTTATTGATTTTAAAACCATGGAGCTTTTTACTCAAGATCTGGCCGAATATAAAGTAGGGCTGTATGATTATGAAAAGTTTGTAGCTGTGCTTTTAGATCATTGGGCTAAGGGTTTAGCTGGTCAATCGTATCAGGCAGTCTTTGATCATAGCTTTAGTTTTTTTAAAAAACATAAAAAACATTTCTTTAGTTATTTTAGTAAAGTTGTCAAAAATTGTAGCCAAACTCACGATATCTTTTTAGTAACTGGTGAACCTGACTTTCTGGCTGCCAGCATTGCTAAAATGTTTAATGTTAAAGGTTACTTAGCTTCCCAATTTGAGCTTAATCAACAAGGTCTCTTTACTGGTAAAGTCAGTCAGTATCTAGCTACTAAAAAAGATAAAAAAGAGGCTTTAGATGGATTGTTTCAGAAATACTCTTTCAAAAACTCATATGCTTTCGGTGATTCCGAAGCTGATATTCAAATGCTGTCTTTGGTTGAACATCCTATTTGCGTCAATCCTGGTGCTGATTTGGAAAAAATAGCTCTTAAAAAAGCCTGGTCAGTGATTGATCCGGAAACATTTGATGTTTCGATATTAAAATAA
- the mvaD gene encoding diphosphomevalonate decarboxylase, whose product MKKHLKATAHANISMALVKYWGKRDETLILPQNSNLAITWDQYGSTTTVEFNSSYKRDIFTLDGQEFKEGEEYDRVIGQLNLARKLAKIKLKAKVVSQNEVETQAGLASSASGAAALAAASAKAAGLNLNSKQLSILSRQGSGSSCRSILGGFVEWQKGSKADGSDSYAVQLYDENYWPQLCMLTVVVSTKKKELKTRAGMKQTVATCPFYPCWLATVEQDLKEIKQAIKAKNFTKMGEISEHNALKLHALMLTTKPSIIYWLPETVELIHQVQNWRDEGLEAYFTIDAGPQIKILALEKNVSKIKQRLNKLQGVKKVVTLKPGKGVEYLSRHLF is encoded by the coding sequence ATGAAAAAACATCTAAAAGCCACTGCTCATGCCAATATTAGCATGGCTTTGGTTAAGTATTGGGGTAAACGAGATGAAACCTTAATCCTGCCTCAAAATAGTAACTTAGCGATTACTTGGGACCAGTACGGTTCAACCACAACTGTTGAATTTAACTCTAGCTATAAACGAGACATTTTTACACTTGATGGTCAGGAATTTAAAGAAGGAGAAGAATATGATCGAGTGATTGGTCAACTAAATCTAGCTCGTAAACTAGCAAAAATCAAATTAAAAGCCAAGGTAGTTTCCCAAAACGAAGTTGAAACTCAAGCCGGACTGGCTTCTTCAGCTTCAGGAGCTGCAGCACTGGCAGCCGCTTCAGCTAAAGCAGCTGGGTTAAATTTAAACTCTAAACAGCTCTCAATTTTAAGCCGTCAAGGTTCAGGATCTTCTTGTCGAAGTATTTTGGGTGGTTTTGTGGAGTGGCAAAAAGGCTCAAAAGCAGATGGCAGTGATAGTTATGCAGTTCAACTTTATGATGAGAACTATTGGCCTCAGTTGTGTATGTTAACGGTAGTAGTTAGTACCAAGAAAAAAGAGCTTAAAACTCGAGCTGGCATGAAACAAACCGTAGCTACCTGTCCGTTTTATCCTTGTTGGCTTGCAACTGTTGAACAGGATTTAAAGGAAATAAAACAAGCTATCAAAGCTAAAAATTTTACTAAAATGGGAGAAATTTCTGAACATAATGCACTAAAACTACACGCATTAATGTTAACTACCAAACCGTCTATTATTTATTGGCTACCCGAAACAGTCGAGCTAATACATCAAGTTCAAAATTGGCGGGACGAAGGCTTAGAAGCTTATTTTACGATTGATGCAGGACCACAAATCAAAATTTTAGCTTTGGAAAAAAATGTTTCTAAAATTAAACAACGTTTGAATAAACTCCAAGGAGTAAAGAAAGTGGTAACTTTAAAACCCGGTAAGGGAGTGGAATACTTATCAAGACATTTATTTTAA
- the mvk gene encoding mevalonate kinase, translating to MAKITVSAPGKLMLLGEHSVVYDRPCLVTAVDSRVHVQIKTTKVPTLTINAPEVEIKNYKRSITDFKPSKKLPRGVQFIEAVLQILYEKYKLNSGLSIRTRNGFSSKYGLGSSSAVSVCTAKGISELFNLKLSNQEIFEIAYQAVLEVQGVGSGFDVAAAIWGGTLYFETGGKVIEPLEIKKLPLIVVYSGVKADTATIVKKLAKMRTLKPNYVNSRFDLITKLVKKARDLIETKRWEELGELFNKNQKILHDLGVSTDILHKLCVTSILHGAEGAKLSGSGGGDCLIVMSANGHKHVIEQRLVEAGGTLVPVETGAKGVSIDEKSN from the coding sequence ATGGCTAAAATTACCGTTTCGGCTCCAGGGAAATTAATGCTGCTGGGCGAACATAGTGTGGTTTATGATCGACCTTGTTTAGTAACAGCAGTCGATTCTCGGGTTCATGTACAAATTAAAACCACTAAAGTTCCAACTTTGACTATTAATGCTCCAGAAGTGGAAATCAAAAACTACAAGCGTTCTATCACTGATTTTAAACCGTCTAAGAAACTGCCTCGAGGAGTTCAATTTATTGAAGCAGTATTGCAAATTTTATACGAAAAATACAAACTTAATTCTGGGCTTTCAATTCGGACTAGAAATGGCTTTTCATCTAAATATGGTTTAGGTAGCTCTTCAGCAGTGAGTGTCTGTACGGCCAAAGGTATTTCCGAACTTTTCAATCTAAAATTAAGCAATCAAGAAATTTTTGAAATTGCATACCAAGCTGTACTTGAAGTGCAGGGTGTAGGGTCTGGTTTTGATGTAGCTGCAGCCATTTGGGGTGGGACTTTATATTTTGAAACTGGTGGTAAAGTTATCGAACCTTTAGAAATTAAAAAACTTCCTCTTATTGTAGTTTATTCTGGTGTTAAAGCTGACACGGCTACCATTGTTAAAAAATTAGCCAAAATGCGGACTCTTAAACCCAATTATGTTAACAGTCGTTTTGATCTTATTACTAAACTGGTAAAAAAAGCTAGAGATTTAATTGAAACCAAACGGTGGGAAGAATTAGGAGAGCTATTTAATAAAAACCAAAAAATTCTTCATGATCTAGGAGTAAGTACCGACATTTTGCACAAACTTTGTGTGACCTCAATTTTGCATGGGGCTGAAGGAGCTAAACTCTCTGGATCAGGTGGAGGAGATTGCTTAATTGTTATGTCTGCCAATGGCCATAAACATGTAATTGAGCAACGTTTAGTAGAAGCAGGAGGAACATTGGTACCAGTCGAAACTGGAGCCAAAGGAGTTAGTATTGATGAGAAAAGTAATTAA
- the mvk gene encoding mevalonate kinase, translated as MKSITVSVPGKIILMGEHSVVYGKPALLAAIDKRLQVTITPTNDNKIVLIDKKLNLSEETSINQMVVSTQKARKNLKQFEQDNQIKYLDFSRSTELTYVKIAIIETFAFYRKQLKNGFTLTIDSDLETGSGLGSSAALAVATTGALTATLGLPLDKTVISSIAHTIEKHMHGNPSGADTAITCFGGLLWYRKEISILKTITPINFAIPKKLAQNFILIHTGKPAESTGEMVHKVKLFSQKKPALFTKFLKDQEEVSRQLLTALHDGDEVTVKKLINQGEINLEKIGVVSLTAQTLIAQIQKAGGAAKICGGGGAKKGSGIVLAYHKDKTKITEICQKHKLATFTTTLGSEGLRIERANPITKH; from the coding sequence ATGAAAAGCATAACTGTTTCGGTACCAGGCAAAATTATTCTGATGGGTGAACATAGTGTGGTGTATGGCAAACCGGCTTTGTTAGCGGCCATTGATAAAAGGCTCCAAGTTACAATCACACCCACTAATGACAATAAGATTGTTTTAATAGATAAAAAACTCAATCTTTCTGAGGAGACTTCAATTAATCAAATGGTAGTTTCAACTCAAAAAGCTCGAAAAAACTTAAAACAATTTGAGCAGGACAATCAAATTAAATACCTTGATTTTAGTCGTAGTACGGAGCTGACTTATGTCAAAATTGCCATCATTGAAACGTTTGCATTTTACCGCAAACAGCTCAAAAACGGTTTTACTCTCACTATTGATTCTGATTTAGAGACTGGTTCTGGTTTGGGTTCTTCGGCAGCTTTGGCTGTGGCTACTACTGGAGCCTTGACTGCAACTCTTGGTTTACCGCTTGATAAAACGGTGATTAGCTCTATTGCCCATACAATTGAAAAACATATGCATGGCAATCCGTCTGGAGCTGATACAGCCATCACCTGTTTTGGAGGACTTTTGTGGTACCGCAAGGAAATCTCGATTTTAAAAACTATCACTCCAATTAACTTTGCTATCCCTAAAAAACTAGCTCAAAATTTTATTTTGATACATACAGGTAAGCCAGCGGAATCAACTGGAGAAATGGTTCATAAGGTTAAATTATTTTCCCAGAAAAAACCTGCTTTATTTACCAAATTTTTAAAAGATCAAGAAGAAGTGAGTCGTCAGCTTCTTACTGCTTTGCATGATGGAGATGAAGTGACGGTCAAAAAACTCATCAACCAGGGTGAAATTAATTTAGAAAAAATTGGGGTGGTCTCGCTAACAGCTCAAACACTTATTGCCCAAATCCAAAAAGCAGGAGGAGCTGCCAAGATTTGTGGCGGCGGCGGAGCCAAAAAAGGTTCAGGTATTGTACTGGCTTACCACAAGGATAAAACAAAAATTACAGAAATTTGTCAAAAACATAAACTAGCAACTTTTACTACCACGCTTGGTAGTGAAGGTTTGCGCATCGAAAGGGCAAACCCTATTACCAAACACTAA
- the idi gene encoding isopentenyl-diphosphate Delta-isomerase: MIQTTDKQSELFDLVDQHDQVIGQATRGECHQNPKLRHRAAVVFLLNQKGQIFLQHRSLSKDLYPGYWVFSASGHVDAGSNYLDTVDRETQEELGVIVPKDQFVQIGTVSYQTQREAELVTVYKANFEGDFNFNTDEVAGGQWYFLSDILKKYQQGDIKVTPCLAKALEDKTILAKLQELLILVDEHDQELGQIEKYAAHQGVGQHHRAFTAIIVNDHQQILLTKRSEFKPLWPQYWDMSFSSHPWFGEDITKACQRRVKQELGITIANFTPLLTYNYQKQWTKALAENEHNYLMIAKYSGAIVPDKNELSNYQWLSWDQLLQFSQKHQDIAFWAELAIQKLQANPTLLETLLTI; encoded by the coding sequence ATGATTCAAACTACTGACAAACAATCAGAACTATTTGACCTTGTTGACCAACATGACCAAGTGATTGGTCAAGCTACTAGGGGAGAGTGTCATCAAAATCCCAAGTTAAGACATCGGGCAGCTGTAGTTTTTCTTCTTAATCAAAAAGGCCAGATATTTTTACAACATCGAAGCTTAAGTAAAGATCTGTACCCTGGTTATTGGGTTTTTTCGGCTTCAGGCCATGTTGATGCTGGCTCGAATTACCTAGATACTGTGGATCGGGAAACTCAAGAAGAATTGGGAGTTATTGTCCCTAAAGATCAATTTGTACAAATCGGTACAGTCTCTTATCAAACGCAGCGTGAAGCAGAGCTAGTCACTGTTTACAAAGCTAATTTTGAGGGTGATTTTAATTTTAATACAGATGAAGTGGCTGGAGGGCAGTGGTACTTTTTGAGCGATATTTTGAAAAAATACCAACAAGGAGATATAAAAGTAACCCCCTGTTTGGCTAAAGCTTTAGAAGATAAAACAATTCTTGCCAAGCTTCAGGAGTTACTGATTTTGGTTGATGAGCATGATCAGGAATTAGGCCAGATTGAAAAATATGCAGCTCACCAGGGAGTAGGTCAGCATCACCGGGCTTTTACTGCCATTATTGTCAATGATCACCAGCAAATTTTACTCACCAAAAGATCAGAGTTTAAACCACTGTGGCCGCAGTATTGGGATATGAGTTTTTCTTCACATCCTTGGTTTGGAGAAGATATTACTAAAGCTTGCCAGCGCCGTGTCAAACAGGAACTTGGCATTACCATTGCCAATTTTACGCCTTTACTAACTTATAACTACCAAAAACAATGGACAAAAGCTTTAGCGGAAAATGAACATAATTATTTGATGATAGCCAAATATTCTGGTGCAATTGTTCCAGATAAAAATGAGCTTAGTAATTATCAATGGCTTTCTTGGGATCAGCTTTTGCAATTTAGCCAAAAACACCAAGATATTGCCTTTTGGGCAGAACTAGCTATTCAAAAATTACAAGCAAATCCTACATTATTAGAAACCTTACTAACAATATGA